The proteins below come from a single Chryseobacterium nepalense genomic window:
- a CDS encoding TrmH family RNA methyltransferase, with translation MLTAHTIKVLQSLDKKKFRQKYNLFLVEGNKTITELFNSNFKIKEIFSTDPQKLDRAEAPITHISDNELKKISFLQNPKDSVAVCYLSEEKKLNDGNLQLILDGIQDPGNMGTIIRLADWFGIEQIICSKDTVDFYNPKVIMASMGSFTRVNIIYTDLVEYLSGTKNINIGTDMEGENIYSFSKPEKMNLILGNEGNGMRPETERLLEKSVMIPRFGQSQSTESLNVSMAAGIILGQLFSEKG, from the coding sequence ATGCTTACAGCTCATACAATAAAAGTTTTACAATCTTTAGATAAAAAGAAGTTCAGACAAAAATACAATTTGTTTTTGGTTGAAGGTAATAAAACCATCACTGAACTTTTCAATTCTAACTTTAAAATTAAAGAAATATTTTCTACCGATCCTCAAAAATTGGACCGAGCGGAAGCTCCGATAACCCATATTTCTGATAATGAGCTTAAAAAAATAAGCTTCCTGCAAAATCCCAAAGATTCTGTTGCTGTTTGCTACCTTAGTGAAGAGAAAAAACTGAATGATGGAAATCTTCAGCTTATACTTGATGGTATTCAGGATCCGGGGAATATGGGTACAATTATACGCCTTGCCGACTGGTTTGGTATTGAGCAGATTATCTGCAGTAAAGACACTGTTGATTTTTACAATCCTAAAGTGATTATGGCCAGTATGGGATCTTTTACAAGGGTAAATATTATTTACACCGACTTAGTAGAATATCTTTCCGGGACTAAGAATATCAATATCGGTACGGATATGGAAGGGGAAAATATCTATTCATTTAGCAAACCGGAAAAAATGAATCTGATTCTCGGAAATGAAGGAAATGGAATGCGTCCTGAAACCGAAAGACTTTTAGAAAAAAGTGTAATGATCCCCAGATTTGGGCAATCACAATCCACAGAAAGCCTGAATGTGTCTATGGCAGCCGGAATTATTTTAGGACAGCTTTTCAGTGAAAAAGGGTAA
- a CDS encoding phosphoribosyl-ATP pyrophosphatase produces MGRKYESLEELRRKKKLLKQEIEGLEDLLTFKNTKESLSAFTNGLTDQYLEEKVDEDGDEKVVLKKDVIAKQITSEIKGALINKNTAMGIAGSAFKGDAADMLIKLGVTAIVGNYARKSLKSSNWKRKVAGVALIYLAPIALRFIRKKLENYQKNQSVSSMEQLI; encoded by the coding sequence ATGGGCAGAAAGTATGAGAGCTTAGAAGAATTAAGAAGAAAGAAAAAACTGTTGAAACAGGAAATCGAAGGATTGGAAGATCTTCTTACATTCAAGAATACGAAAGAAAGTTTAAGTGCATTCACCAATGGTTTGACAGATCAGTATCTCGAAGAAAAAGTAGATGAAGACGGCGACGAAAAAGTAGTGCTGAAAAAAGACGTAATCGCCAAACAGATCACTTCTGAAATAAAAGGAGCATTAATCAATAAAAATACAGCAATGGGAATTGCGGGATCTGCTTTTAAAGGGGATGCTGCAGATATGCTGATTAAACTCGGCGTTACTGCCATTGTAGGAAACTATGCCAGAAAAAGCCTTAAGAGTTCAAACTGGAAAAGGAAAGTTGCCGGAGTAGCATTAATCTATCTTGCTCCGATTGCATTGAGATTTATCAGAAAAAAATTGGAAAACTACCAGAAAAACCAAAGTGTTTCAAGTATGGAACAACTTATTTGA
- a CDS encoding phage holin family protein, with protein sequence MIETIKEYASKRIDLLKIEATEKSSLSAGVVTYLVLMLVAFGFFIILFNFGIAFLIGKAVGGTSYGFLIVAAFYFLIMMILMVLKKKIVNYVADQVIKFLNH encoded by the coding sequence ATGATTGAAACTATTAAAGAATACGCATCGAAAAGAATTGACCTCCTGAAAATTGAAGCCACAGAAAAATCTTCACTTTCAGCCGGAGTTGTTACCTATCTTGTTTTAATGTTGGTAGCCTTTGGTTTTTTCATTATCCTGTTCAACTTTGGGATTGCTTTTCTCATAGGAAAAGCTGTGGGCGGTACATCTTATGGATTTCTGATTGTAGCAGCATTTTATTTTCTTATCATGATGATTTTAATGGTATTAAAAAAGAAAATTGTAAATTATGTGGCAGATCAGGTTATTAAATTTTTAAATCATTAA
- a CDS encoding YtxH domain-containing protein, with protein MSKKNNTAGILAGLLAGAAAGVILGMLYAPEEGKETRKKIKEKANDIKDQAKNKYGEVSEKVKDQYSSISSTFKETASNVAHTMKDGYDKYKDQIVSKTADVVKNVESELNDLKQ; from the coding sequence ATGTCTAAGAAAAACAATACAGCGGGTATTTTGGCAGGGCTTCTTGCAGGTGCTGCGGCGGGTGTAATTTTAGGAATGCTTTATGCTCCGGAAGAAGGTAAGGAAACCAGAAAAAAAATTAAAGAAAAAGCTAATGATATTAAAGATCAGGCTAAAAACAAATACGGAGAGGTTTCTGAAAAGGTAAAAGACCAGTACAGCAGTATTTCTTCTACTTTCAAAGAAACAGCAAGTAACGTAGCTCATACTATGAAAGACGGATACGATAAATACAAGGATCAGATTGTTTCAAAAACTGCAGATGTAGTAAAAAATGTAGAATCTGAATTAAACGATCTAAAACAATAA
- the cmk gene encoding (d)CMP kinase produces the protein MKKPVIAIDGYSSTGKSSISKIIAQKLGIIHLDTGALYRGVTWFALQNCLNDDGSINLQSLFSSFDEIELEFKNDNGELVLFLNHIDISKAIRTNEVSENVSFVAKQKEVRDFLLQSQRSLAEKGGIIMDGRDIGTVVLPNADYKFFLTASIDERTKRRYQELISLGMEANEQQVKENLIIRDKIDSEREIAPLKQADDAIVIDNTTISKEETIESILSYIKNI, from the coding sequence CCCAAAAACTTGGGATTATTCATTTGGATACGGGTGCACTCTACAGAGGCGTTACCTGGTTTGCCCTTCAGAACTGTTTGAACGACGACGGATCAATTAATCTTCAAAGTCTGTTTTCTTCTTTCGATGAAATAGAGCTTGAATTTAAAAATGATAATGGCGAGCTGGTTCTTTTCTTAAATCATATTGATATTTCAAAAGCGATCCGTACCAATGAAGTGTCAGAAAATGTAAGTTTTGTCGCAAAACAGAAGGAAGTAAGGGATTTTCTTCTGCAGTCTCAGCGTTCTTTGGCAGAAAAAGGCGGAATTATTATGGACGGACGTGACATCGGGACAGTAGTTCTGCCAAATGCGGACTATAAGTTTTTCCTGACGGCAAGTATTGATGAAAGAACAAAAAGACGCTATCAGGAACTGATAAGCCTGGGAATGGAGGCCAATGAACAACAGGTAAAAGAAAACCTTATTATACGCGATAAGATTGACAGTGAACGGGAAATAGCCCCTCTTAAGCAGGCGGATGATGCTATCGTAATAGACAATACCACCATTTCGAAAGAAGAAACGATAGAAAGTATTCTTTCATACATCAAAAACATTTAA